From a single Hymenobacter sp. YIM 151500-1 genomic region:
- a CDS encoding gliding motility-associated C-terminal domain-containing protein, producing the protein MLFLVLAGAPAAWATHLVGGELDLQHREGNTYQLTLNLYFDALNGNAGALDNELTASIFDRATNARVLDLELPLTSNTFVSYTNPACTSPTLVTRRLVYTRSVVLLPQNFGSAGGYYVAVERCCRNVSISNIQAPGDAAQTFYLEFPAVVRGGQAFRNSTPHRFAPLGDYACLNEQFTYPFGGQDADGDSLVYELTTPLNGHASVSVPKPMVASPAPYEPIRWNPGLSVSRQIPGSPTLTIDRRTGQLQVRPTQLGLFVFGIRCVEYRRGVKLGEVRRDFQLKVVQCPVNARPKVLLGMPGRAAPYQVGRDTLRLRPGAPRCFRLRFTDADPSSALSLSLRPVNFTAPLPTLSVLQGTVRGPGTPDTLVSELCFPACFNTRGRVYLLDLIVADNGCPLPKRDTVRVAFTAQPDPNGPPTLRTTAAQPLLARPGDLITFDLAAIDPDNDPVQLEMTGRGFAPASLGAQLTQAQSGNQRTGRFTWRVDCRAVDRPVYEFEFAAVTTPCNERTVATVVVPVQIVYENRPPALTSTLPPATGTAPVVIRRALGEVYEATLTGLDLDNDALALTAAGQGFELGAVGMSFVPRNGAGQASGTFRWEASCAAVAGSGSGNGLEVTFQLQETTCRPQPQTRTVRFEVISPDTTTFLPPNIITPRQRDNKNDFFELDNVQAKLPPDFCNSRFAGVKIFSRWGSLVYQSGNRSFRWDGGGRPAGVYYYLVEFTDKRRYKGTVTIAE; encoded by the coding sequence TTGCTTTTCCTCGTGCTGGCCGGCGCTCCGGCGGCGTGGGCTACGCACCTGGTGGGCGGCGAGCTGGACCTGCAACACCGCGAAGGCAACACCTACCAGCTCACGCTGAATCTGTACTTCGACGCCCTGAACGGCAACGCCGGCGCCCTCGACAATGAGCTGACAGCCAGCATCTTCGACCGTGCTACCAATGCCCGCGTGCTGGACCTGGAGCTGCCGCTCACCAGCAACACGTTTGTGAGCTACACCAACCCCGCCTGCACCTCGCCCACGCTGGTGACGCGCCGGCTGGTGTACACGCGCAGCGTGGTGCTGCTGCCCCAGAACTTCGGTAGCGCGGGCGGCTACTACGTGGCCGTGGAGCGGTGCTGCCGCAACGTGAGCATCAGCAACATTCAGGCCCCCGGCGACGCGGCCCAAACCTTCTACCTGGAGTTTCCGGCCGTGGTGCGGGGCGGGCAGGCCTTTCGCAACTCCACACCCCATCGGTTTGCGCCCCTGGGCGACTACGCCTGCCTGAACGAGCAGTTCACCTACCCCTTCGGGGGCCAGGATGCCGACGGCGACTCCCTGGTGTATGAGCTGACCACGCCCCTGAACGGCCACGCGTCGGTGTCGGTGCCCAAGCCCATGGTGGCCAGCCCCGCACCCTATGAGCCTATCCGCTGGAACCCCGGCCTGTCGGTGAGCCGGCAGATACCGGGCTCCCCCACCCTTACCATCGACCGGCGCACGGGCCAGCTGCAAGTGCGGCCCACCCAGCTGGGGCTGTTTGTGTTCGGCATCCGGTGCGTGGAGTACCGCCGGGGCGTGAAGCTGGGCGAGGTGCGGCGCGACTTCCAGTTGAAAGTGGTGCAGTGCCCGGTGAATGCCCGGCCCAAGGTGCTGCTCGGCATGCCGGGCCGGGCAGCACCCTACCAGGTGGGCCGCGACACGCTGCGCCTGCGCCCCGGTGCGCCCCGCTGCTTCCGCCTGCGCTTCACCGACGCCGACCCCTCGTCGGCGCTCAGCCTGAGCTTGCGGCCCGTCAACTTCACGGCCCCGCTACCCACGCTGAGCGTGCTGCAAGGCACCGTGCGCGGGCCCGGCACCCCCGACACGCTGGTGTCGGAGCTGTGCTTTCCGGCTTGCTTTAACACCAGGGGCCGGGTGTACTTGCTGGACCTGATAGTGGCCGACAACGGCTGCCCCCTGCCCAAGCGCGACACCGTTCGGGTGGCTTTCACGGCCCAGCCCGACCCCAACGGCCCGCCTACGCTGCGCACCACGGCCGCCCAGCCCCTGCTAGCCCGCCCCGGCGACCTGATAACGTTTGACCTCGCCGCCATCGACCCCGACAACGACCCCGTGCAGCTGGAAATGACCGGCCGCGGCTTTGCGCCGGCCAGCCTGGGCGCCCAGCTTACCCAGGCTCAAAGCGGCAACCAGCGCACCGGCCGCTTCACGTGGCGCGTAGACTGCCGGGCCGTGGACCGCCCGGTGTACGAGTTTGAGTTTGCGGCCGTGACAACGCCCTGCAACGAGCGGACGGTGGCTACCGTGGTAGTGCCCGTGCAGATTGTGTACGAAAACCGCCCCCCGGCCCTGACCAGTACCCTGCCGCCCGCCACGGGCACGGCCCCGGTCGTGATTCGCCGGGCCTTGGGCGAAGTATACGAAGCCACCCTCACCGGCCTCGACCTGGACAATGACGCCCTGGCTCTGACGGCGGCGGGCCAGGGGTTTGAGCTGGGAGCCGTGGGCATGTCGTTTGTGCCCCGCAACGGGGCGGGCCAGGCCAGCGGCACGTTCCGGTGGGAGGCGTCTTGCGCCGCCGTGGCGGGCAGTGGTTCCGGCAACGGACTAGAGGTAACGTTTCAGTTGCAGGAAACCACCTGCCGACCCCAGCCCCAGACCCGCACGGTGCGCTTCGAGGTCATCAGCCCCGACACTACTACCTTCCTGCCCCCCAACATCATCACGCCCCGCCAGCGCGACAACAAAAACGACTTTTTCGAGCTGGACAACGTGCAAGCCAAGCTCCCGCCCGACTTCTGCAACTCCCGGTTTGCGGGCGTTAAAATCTTCAGCCGCTGGGGCAGCCTGGTGTACCAGTCGGGCAACCGCAGCTTCCGCTGGGACGGCGGCGGCCGGCCGGCGGGCGTGTACTACTACCTGGTCGAATTCACCGACAAGCGCCGCTACAAAGGCACC